The following are encoded in a window of Amaranthus tricolor cultivar Red isolate AtriRed21 chromosome 2, ASM2621246v1, whole genome shotgun sequence genomic DNA:
- the LOC130805272 gene encoding probable serine/threonine-protein kinase WNK11, with translation MTCESLDPPESEKEPFEEVDPTGRFGRYSELLGAGAVKKVYRAFDQEEGIEVAWNQVKIKNFSQDPSVIDRLVKEIQLLSKLRNTYIITLYHVWRNIEHNTLNFITEICTSGNLRDYRKRHRHVSIRALKKWSKQVLKGLDYLHTHEPCVIHRDLNCSNIFINGNVGEVKIGDFGLAAIVGKSHVAHSVLGTPEYMAPELYEEDYTEVVDIYSFGMCLLEMVTLEIPYSECDSIVKIYKKVTTGIKPQSFSKVQDPEVKAFIDKCIAKPRERPSASQLLQDPFFADVKDDDEFSNNST, from the exons ATGACTTGTGAGAGTCTAGACCCACCTGAAAGTGAGAAAGAACCATTTGAGGAGGTTGACCCAACTGGCCGATTTGGGCGATATTCTGAACTTCTTGGTGCTGGAGCTGTGAAGAAAGTGTATAGAGCATTTGATCAGGAAGAAGGGATTGAGGTTGCTTGGAATCAAGTTAAGATTAAGAACTTTAGTCAAGATCCATCAGTTATAGATCGACTTGTCAAGGAAATTCAATTGCTTAGCAAGCTTAGGAATACTTATATTATCACTTTATATCATGTTTGGAGGAATATTGAACATAACACATTGAACTTTATTACTGAGATTTGCACCTCAGGAAACTTGAGAGACTACAGGAAAAGGCACCGTCATGTGTCGATCAGGGCATTGAAGAAATGGTCGAAGCAGGTGCTTAAGGGTTTAGACTATCTGCATACACATGAACCTTGTGTTATTCACAGGGATCTCAATTGCAGCAATATCTTTATCAATGGGAATGTTGGCGAG GTGAAAATTGGTGACTTCGGGTTAGCAGCAATTGTGGGAAAGAGCCATGTAGCACACTCAGTACTGGGGACACCAGAGTACATGGCACCAGAGCTGTATGAGGAAGACTACACAGAGGTGGTGGATATTTACTCATTTGGAATGTGTTTGTTAGAGATGGTTACTCTAGAAATACCTTACAGTGAATGTGATAGCATTGTTAAAATATACAAGAAGGTAACTACTGGAATTAAGCCACAATCTTTCAGCAAGGTACAAGATCCTGAGGTAAAGGCATTCATTGATAAGTGCATTGCAAAGCCAAGGGAAAGACCTTCTGCCTCTCAACTTCTGCAGGATCCGTTTTTTGCTGATGTAAAAGATGACGATGAGTTTAGTAACAATTCCACATGA
- the LOC130805498 gene encoding uncharacterized mitochondrial protein AtMg00810-like codes for MKDLGPLKYFLGIEVARSSAGLFLCQRKYTLDVISETGLLGAKPSGFPIEQNHKVGLAKGEFLADPESYRRLVGRLIYLAVTRPDLAYSVHILSQFMQAPRVEHWEAALRVVRYLKGTAGRGILLSADYDLTLEGWCDSDWAACPITRRSLTVFCRGQI; via the exons ATGAAGGACTTGGGTcctctaaaatattttttgggcaTTGAGGTTGCTCGAAGTTCTGCAGGATTGTTTTTGTGTCAACGAAAATACACTCTGGATGTTATTTCTGAAACGGGCTTATTGGGAGCAAAACCAAGTGGGTTTCCAATTGAGCAGAATCATAAAGTTGGCTTGGCCAAGGGTGAGTTCCTTGCAGATCCGGAGTCATATCGTCGCCTTGTTGGGAGACTTATATATCTTGCAGTCACGAGGCCTGACTTGGCTTATTCAGTTCATATATTATCTCAGTTCATGCAAGCCCCTCGTGTTGAGCATTGGGAAGCCGCTCTTCGTGTTGTTAGATATTTGAAAGGTACTGCAGGACGAGGAATTTTGTTGAGTGCAGATTATGATTTAACTCTGGAAGGTTGGTGTGACTCTGATTGGGCGGCTTGTCCTATCACTCGTCGTTCTCTTACAG TCTTCTGCAGAGGCCAAATATAG
- the LOC130805273 gene encoding thymidine kinase a: MSSLRSLVSLSSLIDGVADNDSLTTNFVPGEIHVILGPMFAGKTTALLRRIKSECNIGRNVAMIKSSKDTRYAKDSVVSHDGVKYPCWALPDLSSFKEKFGSDAYDKVQVIGIDEAQFFDDLYEFCCEVAEQDGKTVVVAGLDGDYLRRSFGSVLDVIPLADTVTKLTARCGICGKRAFFTLRKVEETQTELVGGAEAYMPVCRQHYVNGQAVVGVARSVLETSQISQVQKGISVEPQTACAL, translated from the exons ATGTCTTCGCTTAGATCACTCGTTTCATTGAGCTCTCTTATCGATGGCGTTGCCGATAATGATAGTCTCACTACCAATTTTGTTCCTGGTGAGATTCATGTCATTCTCGGTCCTATGTTTGCTGGTAAAACCACTGCTCTTCTTCGTCGTATCAAATCTGAGTGTAACATTGGCAG AAATGTTGCGATGATAAAATCAAGCAAGGATACACGATATGCAAAGGATTCAGTTGTTAGTCATGATGGAGTCAAATACCCATGTTGGGCATTACCAGACCTCTCTTCATTTAAAGAAAAATTCGGCTCTGATGCTTATGATAAG GTGCAAGTGATTGGGATTGACGAAGCCCAATTCTTTGATGATCTATATGAATTTTGCTGTGAAGTTGCTGAGCAAGATGGGAAGACTGTAGTTGTTGCTGGATTAGATGGTGATTACTTGAG GAGGAGTTTTGGATCTGTGCTTGATGTAATACCACTGGCTGATACTGTAACAAAGTTGACAGCTCGTTGTGGTATTTGTGGCAAACGAGCTTTCTTTACTCTACGAAAGGTAGAGGAAACACAGACAGAGTTAGTAGGCGGAGCTGAGGCGTACATGCCTGTATGCCGCCAGCATTATGTGAATGGACAAGCAGTCGTTGGTGTTGCACGAAGCGTGCTCGAAACTAGCCAAATTAGTCAAGTCCAGAAGGGGATTTCTGTTGAGCCACAGACAGCATGTGCCTTGTAA